A stretch of the Haloplanus aerogenes genome encodes the following:
- a CDS encoding TATA-box-binding protein: MTDPKETINIENVVASTGIGQELDLQSVAMDLEGADYDPEQFPGLVYRTQNPKSAALIFRSGKIVCTGAKSTADVHESLHIVFDKLRELKINVDEDPEIVVQNIVTSADLGRNLNLNAIAIGLGLENIEYEPEQFPGLVYRLDDPDVVALLFGSGKLVITGGKQPEDAEEAVDVIVSRLEELGLLG; the protein is encoded by the coding sequence ATGACCGATCCCAAGGAGACAATCAACATCGAGAACGTGGTGGCTTCTACCGGCATCGGACAGGAACTCGACCTCCAGAGCGTAGCGATGGACCTCGAAGGGGCGGATTACGACCCCGAGCAGTTTCCCGGACTGGTCTACCGGACCCAGAATCCGAAGTCGGCGGCGCTGATCTTTCGGTCGGGGAAAATCGTCTGTACCGGCGCGAAGTCGACCGCCGACGTTCACGAGAGCCTGCACATCGTCTTCGACAAGCTCCGCGAACTCAAGATCAACGTGGACGAGGACCCCGAAATCGTCGTCCAGAACATCGTCACGAGCGCCGATCTCGGTCGGAACCTGAACCTGAACGCCATCGCCATCGGTCTGGGGTTGGAAAACATCGAGTACGAACCCGAGCAGTTCCCCGGTCTCGTCTACCGACTCGACGACCCCGACGTGGTCGCGCTCCTCTTTGGCTCCGGCAAACTCGTCATCACGGGCGGCAAACAGCCCGAAGATGCCGAGGAAGCCGTCGACGTGATCGTCTCTCGCCTCGAAGAACTCGGCCTCCTGGGATAG